The following are encoded together in the Chaetodon trifascialis isolate fChaTrf1 chromosome 3, fChaTrf1.hap1, whole genome shotgun sequence genome:
- the rem1 gene encoding GTP-binding protein REM 1: MTLNTQREKEPLQRRGSTPIPPSDFYQHPSWTRDPQLPSSAQTNPKQSCTQRSHPPLGQSASYHPGDKSLHYRAEWSSDSEDDSQSDSDCVYRVVLLGDHGVGKTSLAGIFAGITEKDEQSGEDAYERTLTVDGEETTLIVMDTWENDKLEGEDGSSQDNCLKVGSAYVIVYSVTDRSSFDSASELRITLRRARQAENLPIILVGNKSDLVRSREVAVEEGRACAVVFDCKFIETSASLQHNVAELFEGVVRQIRLRRDSSEAVKRRRSIYKRKESITQKARRFLDRLVARNNQRMAVKVRSKSCHDLAVL; the protein is encoded by the exons ATGACTCTCAACACCCAAAGAGAGAAGGAGCCCCTGCAGCGGCGAGGAAGTACACCAATTCCTCCCTCCGACTTTTACCAGCACCCATCCTGGACTCGAGACCCTCAGCTTCCCAGCAGCGCCCAAACCAACCCTAAGCAGTCCTGCACCCAGCGCAGCCACCCACCTTTGGGACAGTCGGCGTCCTACCACCCTGGAGACAAGTCACTCCACTACCGCGCCGAGTGGAGTTCAGACTCGGAGGACGACTCACAGAGTGACTCGGACTGTGTTTACAGAGTGGTGTTGCTAGGCGACCATGGTGTCGGAAAGACCAGCCTCGCAGGAATCTTTGCTGGGATCACAGAGAAAGATGAGCAATCTGGAG AGGACGCATACGAGCGTACACTGACAGTAGACGGAGAGGAGACCACACTCATCGTCATGGATACCTGGGAGAATGACAAACTG GAGGGGGAGGACGGCTCCTCTCAGGACAACTGTCTGAAGGTTGGGAGTGCTTACGTCATCGTTTACTCCGTCACCGACCGCTCTAGCTTTGACTCAGCCTCTGAGCTCCGTATCACGCTGCGACGCGCCCGCCAGGCCGAAAACCTTCCCATCATTCTAGTGGGCAACAAGAGTGACCTGGTCCGGTCCAGAGAAGTTGCTGTGGAAG AGGGGCGAGCATGTGCTGTGGTGTTTGACTGTAAGTTCATTGAGACGTCGGCGTCTCTGCAGCACAATGTGGCCGAGCTGTTTGAGGGCGTGGTCCGACAGATCCGCCTCCGACGAGACTCCAGCGAGGCCGTCAAGCGCCGACGCTCCATCTACAAACGAAAAGAGAGCATCACCCAGAAGGCTCGGCGCTTCCTGGACCGACTGGTAGCACGCAACAACCAGCGCATGGCGGTCAAAGTGAGGTCCAAGAGCTGCCACGACCTGGCCGTCCTCTGA
- the pnp4a gene encoding purine nucleoside phosphorylase 4a, giving the protein MHSKEQISHDEYQKTADWLMSQTKHRPQVAIICGSGLGMLADTLKCQDSFAYSDIPGFPQSTVQGHAGRLVFGELKGKTCVCMQGRFHMYEGHSLCKTTFPVRVFKLLGVETLIVTNAAGSLADGLQPGDIMIIKDHVNFPGLVGLNPLSGPNDDKFGPRFPAMSGCYDKGLRCIAMEIAKQLGVAGIMQEGVYAMVGGPNFESIAEARLLHRLGVDAVGMSTAPEVVVATHCGLRVFGLSLITNKVVKSYEDSDSVNHEGVLEVGRLRSHTVQQLVTELISRMEINNNTNNAV; this is encoded by the exons TCATGACGAATACCAGAAGACAGCTGACTGGTTGATGTCTCAGACGAAGCACCGCCCCCAGGTGGCGATCATCTGTGGGTCCGGGCTCGGCATGCTCGCTGACACCCTCAAGTGTCAGGACTCCTTCGCTTATTCTGACATACCGGGCTTCCCACAGAGCACAG tgcagGGTCATGCAGGTCGGCTGGTTTTTGGGGAGCTGAAGGGgaagacgtgtgtgtgcatgcagggcCGATTCCACATGTATGAAGGACACTCACTCtgcaag ACAACGTTTCCAGTCCGAGTCTTCAAGCTGTTGGGGGTGGAGACTCTGATTGTGACGAATGCTGCCGGCTCATTGGCTGACGGCCTCCAGCCCGGTGACATCATGATCATCAAAGACCACGTCAACTTCCCCGGACTGGTTGGTCTGAACCCGCTGAGTGGACCCAACGACGACAA GTTCGGGCCTCGTTTCCCGGCCATGTCAGGTTGCTATGACAAAGGCCTGCGTTGCATAGCGATGGAGATCGCCAAGCAGCTGGGCGTGGCCGGCATCATGCAGGAGGGCGTGTATGCCATGGTAGGTGGACCAAACTTTGAAAGCATCGCTGAGGCCAGACTGCTGCATCGACTCGGGGTGGACGCTGTCG GTATGAGTACAGCTCCTGAGGTCGTCGTGGCGACTCACTGTGGTCTGAGAGTCTTCGGCCTCTCTCTGATCACCAACAAG GTGGTGAAGAGTTATGAGGACTCAGACAGCGTGAACCATGAGGGCGTCCTGGAGGTCGGTCGCCTGCGCtctcacacagtgcagcagctggTGACCGAGCTGATCAGCAGGATGGAGATCAATAACAACACCAATAatgctgtctga